Proteins encoded together in one Pseudomonadota bacterium window:
- a CDS encoding heme-binding protein — MTQSKAYWRLRLRRATGMALSSALVLASVSACGGDGGGGGNPPPIQGPNPAPAPAPAPAPPPGGLFAPPPLVALTVTDVQQIIAQAVGEAQSRNLPADIAVVDRVGNVLAVFRMNGAPAETRLSTVTGDSGNSGDTGLQGAMVPNAAAAIAKAITGAYLSSGGNAFTSRTASQIVQQHFPPAPTTPGLESGPLFGVQFSQLPCSDLSQRFAPGGGVSAFIGPKRSPLGLAADPGGLPLYKNGVLVGGVGIMGDGDYGFDTNILDRDKDDEEAIAIAASQGFAAPGAIRANRITVDGTSLRFSDADTGDIGALQNNFPAINGSAGNLITVTGYTNGIIVAGTAYGSEASGIRAARANEFTNPDAFVLTDGAGNNRFPIRGGTDGAVVNQPLTSAEVRAILEEAFTVLSRARAQIRRPLDSRMQATISLVDTNGQILGIVRSPDGPIFGTDVSLQKARTAAFFSSTRAADQLLATPAVPGVADVPSYVAAVRNFLGDQTALTGTFAFADRSGGNLSRPYFPDGEVGRPPGPLSVPIGDFSPFATGLQTDLVTPNVGAHVEFIRSNGASADTPQRCTQLPAYSAGRNRLQNGIQIFPGSVPIYRGNQLIGGIGVSGDGIDQDDMVSFLGLHNAGVRLNGALGNAPKDIRADRIVVDLGNAQVRLRYVNCPFAPFLDTAAQNVCEGL, encoded by the coding sequence ATGACCCAGAGCAAGGCATATTGGCGCTTGCGGCTGCGGCGTGCCACCGGCATGGCGCTGTCATCGGCGCTGGTGCTGGCGAGCGTTTCCGCCTGTGGTGGTGATGGCGGCGGTGGCGGCAATCCGCCGCCGATACAGGGACCAAATCCGGCTCCTGCGCCTGCTCCAGCACCCGCGCCGCCACCGGGTGGTCTTTTTGCGCCACCGCCGCTGGTGGCGCTTACGGTCACTGATGTGCAGCAGATTATCGCCCAAGCGGTGGGTGAAGCGCAGTCGCGCAACCTGCCGGCCGACATTGCCGTGGTTGATCGTGTCGGTAATGTGCTCGCGGTGTTTCGGATGAATGGTGCCCCGGCTGAAACCCGGCTGAGCACGGTGACCGGTGATAGTGGCAATAGCGGCGATACCGGACTGCAGGGCGCGATGGTGCCCAATGCCGCCGCCGCTATCGCCAAGGCAATCACCGGTGCCTATCTGTCGAGCGGCGGCAATGCCTTTACCTCACGCACGGCCAGCCAGATCGTGCAGCAGCATTTCCCGCCGGCGCCGACCACGCCGGGGCTTGAAAGCGGGCCGCTTTTCGGGGTGCAGTTCAGCCAGCTGCCCTGTTCCGACCTGTCGCAGCGTTTCGCCCCCGGTGGCGGGGTCAGTGCCTTTATCGGCCCCAAACGCTCACCGCTGGGTCTGGCTGCTGATCCAGGTGGGCTACCACTCTATAAAAATGGCGTTCTGGTCGGTGGAGTCGGCATCATGGGCGATGGCGATTATGGCTTTGACACCAATATTCTCGACCGTGACAAGGATGACGAAGAAGCGATCGCCATTGCCGCGAGTCAGGGCTTTGCCGCGCCCGGCGCGATCCGTGCAAACCGGATTACGGTGGACGGTACATCGTTGCGCTTCAGCGATGCCGATACCGGCGATATCGGCGCGTTGCAGAACAACTTTCCCGCAATCAACGGCAGTGCCGGTAATCTGATCACCGTCACCGGCTATACCAATGGCATCATTGTCGCGGGCACTGCCTATGGCAGCGAAGCCTCGGGCATCCGCGCCGCACGGGCCAATGAATTTACCAACCCCGATGCCTTTGTCCTGACCGATGGCGCCGGGAATAACCGCTTTCCGATCCGTGGCGGCACTGACGGCGCTGTGGTCAACCAGCCGCTGACCAGTGCTGAAGTGCGCGCCATACTCGAAGAGGCGTTCACCGTGCTCAGCCGGGCACGGGCACAGATCCGCCGGCCGCTCGACAGCCGGATGCAGGCGACGATTTCACTGGTCGATACCAATGGCCAGATACTCGGCATTGTTCGCTCGCCCGATGGCCCGATTTTCGGCACCGATGTGTCGCTGCAAAAGGCCCGGACCGCAGCGTTTTTCTCCAGTACTCGCGCCGCTGACCAGCTGTTGGCCACACCAGCGGTTCCGGGTGTCGCTGATGTCCCTTCCTATGTCGCAGCGGTGCGCAATTTCCTTGGCGACCAGACGGCGCTGACCGGCACCTTCGCCTTTGCCGACCGTTCGGGTGGTAATTTGTCGCGGCCTTATTTTCCCGACGGTGAGGTCGGTCGTCCGCCCGGACCGCTTTCGGTTCCGATCGGGGATTTCAGCCCCTTTGCCACGGGATTGCAGACTGATCTGGTGACGCCCAATGTTGGCGCGCATGTCGAATTCATTCGCAGCAATGGCGCATCTGCCGATACGCCGCAGCGCTGTACCCAGCTTCCGGCCTATTCGGCTGGCCGCAACCGTTTGCAGAACGGTATCCAGATTTTCCCGGGTTCAGTACCGATTTATCGCGGCAATCAGCTTATCGGCGGCATTGGCGTTTCGGGCGATGGTATCGACCAGGACGATATGGTCAGCTTTCTGGGTTTGCATAATGCCGGTGTGCGGCTGAATGGTGCGCTGGGCAACGCCCCCAAGGATATCCGCGCCGACCGCATTGTCGTCGATCTCGGCAATGCACAGGTGCGGCTGCGCTATGTCAATTGCCCGTTCGCGCCGTTTCTCGACACCGCCGCGCAGAATGTCTGCGAGGGTTTGTAG
- a CDS encoding multiheme c-type cytochrome translates to MQDGEKERGHAAHRDAVSAAAVASQSRIGYVPALLLAAAMAIFALITIFIIGLAAPEPVQAQAASEAIRGKHMGVATCAGSTCHGRNEADGEIVRQDELMRWQEESTPGGAHSRAFRVLGEARSLAIGKKLGIGDPRSAQMCLGCHATPAHATGPRFQLDDGVGCEACHGASSGWLSSHYAVGADHGDNVGRGLIPLDNPKARASVCLDCHFGSTNKGQFVDHRIMAAGHPRISFELDLFSTLQQHHDVDGDYVQRKGRPSSVRFWAVGQAMALERSLNLFARPGIAMEGLFPEFYFYDCHSCHRRIYDDPDARPAFLDNPGRPIPTGMPPYNDENMIMLAAAVRVVAPDLAKDYDARTRAFHAAMGQGRQAAVTEGRKLQQFARRLADRFARSTFTRAQTFAIMETIASEAISPRFTDYEGAVQSVMAVDTLLSGLVNDGAVSARAANALRIQINEAYAAVAEPNAFRPTSFRRALGRSVQTIRTLK, encoded by the coding sequence ATGCAGGATGGAGAGAAAGAGCGTGGCCACGCCGCGCACCGTGACGCTGTTTCCGCTGCTGCGGTCGCGTCTCAAAGCCGCATCGGCTATGTTCCCGCCTTGCTGCTCGCAGCCGCAATGGCGATCTTTGCCCTCATTACCATTTTCATCATAGGCCTGGCGGCGCCCGAACCGGTGCAGGCGCAGGCCGCGAGCGAGGCAATACGCGGCAAGCATATGGGCGTTGCCACCTGCGCCGGCTCGACCTGCCATGGCCGCAATGAGGCTGATGGCGAGATTGTGCGCCAGGATGAACTGATGCGCTGGCAGGAGGAATCGACCCCTGGCGGCGCGCATAGCCGGGCTTTCCGGGTATTGGGCGAGGCACGCAGCCTGGCCATTGGCAAGAAGCTCGGCATTGGCGATCCGCGCTCGGCGCAAATGTGCCTCGGCTGCCACGCGACTCCGGCACATGCCACCGGGCCGCGCTTTCAGCTTGACGATGGCGTTGGCTGCGAGGCCTGTCATGGCGCCTCTTCGGGCTGGCTCTCGAGCCATTATGCCGTGGGTGCCGACCATGGCGACAATGTCGGTCGCGGGTTGATCCCGCTCGATAACCCCAAGGCTCGTGCCAGCGTTTGCCTCGACTGCCATTTCGGCAGCACCAACAAGGGTCAGTTTGTCGACCACCGCATCATGGCCGCCGGCCATCCGCGTATCTCGTTCGAGCTCGACCTGTTCTCGACATTGCAACAGCATCATGATGTCGACGGCGATTATGTCCAGCGCAAGGGCAGACCATCCTCGGTCCGCTTCTGGGCTGTTGGACAGGCAATGGCGCTCGAACGGTCGCTCAACCTGTTCGCCCGACCCGGAATTGCCATGGAGGGCCTGTTCCCGGAATTCTATTTCTATGACTGCCATAGCTGCCATCGCCGCATCTATGACGACCCCGATGCGCGCCCGGCATTTCTCGATAATCCGGGACGGCCAATCCCGACCGGCATGCCGCCCTATAATGACGAGAATATGATCATGCTGGCGGCTGCAGTGCGTGTCGTCGCGCCCGATCTGGCAAAGGATTATGATGCGCGCACCCGTGCTTTTCACGCCGCCATGGGGCAGGGGCGTCAGGCGGCGGTGACCGAAGGCCGCAAGCTGCAGCAATTTGCCCGCCGGCTTGCCGATCGTTTCGCCCGCAGCACATTTACCCGGGCCCAGACCTTTGCGATCATGGAGACCATTGCCAGCGAGGCAATATCGCCGCGCTTCACCGATTATGAGGGGGCGGTGCAATCGGTGATGGCGGTCGATACACTGCTCTCCGGACTGGTCAATGATGGCGCGGTGTCGGCGCGTGCCGCCAATGCGCTGCGTATCCAGATCAACGAGGCCTATGCCGCTGTCGCCGAGCCCAATGCATTCCGGCCGACATCGTTCCGGCGCGCGCTTGGCCGTTCAGTCCAGACTATCAGGACGCTCAAATAA
- a CDS encoding aldehyde dehydrogenase family protein, whose translation MTKLKDIYPLYLNNEAAQPNTDLKVTDKYSGEVAFRTALATPDVIDQGIAGAVAAVEPMARMASYERQDVLNHCVNRFKERFDELAYALCVEAGKPIKDSEGEVTRLIDTFRIAAEESVRMTGEVQPLDISPRARGYQGIWKRVPIGPCSFISPFNFPLNLAAHKIAPAIAVGCPFVMKPASKTPLGAIIMGEVLAETNLPKGAFSILPASRDGADLFTEDERLKLLSFTGSPGVGWDLKAKSGKKKVVLELGGNAAVIIDADADLDDALERVIFGAFYQSGQSCIGVQRIIIHEKIYDRFRDMLVAKTATLIAGDPKDRNTFVGPMISEKEAMRLDGWIQDAIAKGATLLTGGRRDGAMLEATLLENVPRDCDAVREEAFGPLAILSKFSDFGAALDEVNDSKFGLQAGIFTRDLFKTLDAWDTLDVGGVVVNDVPSYRVDNMPYGGVKDSGLGREGIIFAMEDMTEIRNLVIRRT comes from the coding sequence ATGACCAAACTCAAAGACATTTACCCGCTCTATCTCAATAACGAGGCAGCGCAGCCCAATACCGACCTGAAGGTCACCGACAAATATAGCGGTGAGGTTGCCTTCCGCACCGCCCTGGCGACCCCCGATGTGATCGATCAGGGCATTGCCGGTGCTGTCGCCGCAGTCGAGCCGATGGCGCGGATGGCAAGCTATGAGCGACAGGATGTGCTCAATCACTGTGTCAACCGCTTCAAGGAACGCTTCGACGAGCTGGCCTATGCGCTGTGCGTCGAAGCGGGCAAGCCGATCAAGGACAGCGAAGGCGAGGTCACACGACTGATTGACACCTTCCGCATTGCGGCAGAGGAATCGGTGCGGATGACCGGTGAGGTCCAGCCGCTCGATATCTCGCCACGTGCACGCGGGTACCAGGGTATCTGGAAACGGGTGCCGATCGGCCCGTGCAGCTTTATTTCGCCGTTCAACTTCCCGCTCAACCTGGCGGCGCACAAGATCGCCCCGGCAATTGCTGTGGGCTGTCCGTTTGTGATGAAACCGGCATCGAAAACACCGCTCGGCGCAATCATCATGGGCGAGGTGCTGGCGGAAACCAATCTCCCCAAAGGGGCCTTTTCAATCCTGCCCGCCAGCCGCGATGGTGCCGATCTGTTTACCGAGGATGAGCGTCTGAAGCTGCTTTCCTTTACCGGCTCGCCCGGTGTTGGCTGGGACCTCAAGGCCAAATCGGGCAAGAAAAAGGTGGTGCTGGAACTGGGTGGTAATGCCGCCGTGATCATCGACGCGGATGCCGATCTCGATGATGCGCTTGAACGGGTGATCTTCGGTGCGTTCTACCAGTCCGGGCAGAGCTGTATCGGGGTACAGCGGATCATCATCCACGAAAAAATCTATGACCGTTTCCGCGACATGCTGGTGGCAAAAACCGCGACGCTCATCGCCGGTGATCCCAAGGATCGTAATACCTTTGTCGGACCGATGATCAGCGAGAAGGAAGCGATGCGGCTCGATGGCTGGATTCAGGATGCGATTGCCAAGGGCGCGACGCTGCTCACCGGGGGCAGGCGCGACGGTGCGATGCTCGAGGCAACATTGCTGGAGAATGTTCCGCGCGATTGCGACGCAGTGCGCGAGGAGGCCTTCGGCCCGCTGGCAATATTGTCGAAATTCAGTGATTTCGGCGCGGCGCTCGACGAGGTCAATGACAGCAAGTTCGGCTTGCAGGCGGGTATCTTCACCCGCGATCTGTTCAAGACGCTCGATGCTTGGGATACGCTCGATGTCGGCGGTGTCGTGGTCAATGACGTGCCGAGCTATCGTGTCGACAATATGCCCTATGGCGGCGTCAAGGATTCCGGGCTGGGGCGTGAGGGGATCATCTTTGCCATGGAGGATATGACAGAAATTCGCAATTTGGTGATCCGGCGCACATAA